A window of the Acanthochromis polyacanthus isolate Apoly-LR-REF ecotype Palm Island chromosome 10, KAUST_Apoly_ChrSc, whole genome shotgun sequence genome harbors these coding sequences:
- the adad1 gene encoding adenosine deaminase domain-containing protein 1, which produces MFSDGRSFRGSRGACFAVVMKNLPAESGLMQSYETPSTLNNPGKYVCPACRSKIPPDILIAKYRNGETNAVSLLHQLAHVLQFQLEFKETVTTGNVPCLYFAFCVVIDGVEYKTGMGIRKKEARLRAAELALDELLPTLESLKSALPEASALPPPLPVKDKPSISEVRPCRAIHERKNSANLQIPCAVRDQLTKLMNSHPEFSSCAGTTVAFVVQTSNGFEVVALGTGNFNTKESVSSNGRIVHDSHAVVTARRSLMRFLYRHLLMFFSKNASMTEKSIFQQNSSSSSLLSLKNDISLHLYVNQLPKGAAQIPPQLRFNPLSISALQVNNEIGLHLSVEGKVFSVFSSALDHCGSKVVSMSTTDKITQWQVLGYQGALLSHFIEPVYVQSILIGDSDCREIRGMEISVSQRVEGITSQLPMFYCMMRPHISLVPSVATNSPGSSQLTYSVNWSEGDSSLEVVDGLEGKTIDESPFKSGTALASRLCKAAMLHRFNLVAKEAQRQDLLATSSYREAKRMAKPYQEAKNVLRAYLLQQGFGSWLDKVWVRDNFSM; this is translated from the exons ATGTTTTCGGATGGTAGATCGTTTCGAGGTTCCAGGGGAGCCTGTTTTGCAGTGGTTATGAAGAATTTGCCTGCGGAATCAGGACTGATGCAATCATACGAGACACCATCTACCTTGAATAATCCTggaaaatatgtgt GCCCCGCTTGCAGATCAAAAATCCCACCTGATATCCTGATtgcaaaatacagaaatggtgaGACAAACGCTGTTTCTCTGCTCCATCAGCTTGCACATGTTTTGCAATTCCAGTTGGAATTTAAGGAGACTGTAACCACAG GCAATGTGCCATGCTTGTATTTTGCCTTCTGTGTGGTGATTGACGGGGTCGAGTACAAGACTGGCATGGGAATACGCAAGAAGGAGGCTCGGCTCAGAGCAGCAGAGCTTGCTCTGGACGAGCTGCTGCCCACCTTGGAAAGCCTGAAGTCTGCCCTCCCTGAAGCATCAG ctcttcctccacctctgcCAGTGAAAGACAAGCCTTCCATCTCTGAAGTTCGTCCTTGTAGAGCCATTCACG aaaggAAGAATTCTGCAAACCTCCAGATTCCATGTGCTGTCAGGGATCAGCTCACTAAACTCATGAACAGCCACCCGGAGTTCTCCAGCTGTGCAGGCACCACTGTAGCTTTCGTTGTTCAGACTT CCAACGGATTTGAGGTAGTTGCTCTTGGTACTGGGAACTTCAATACCAAAGAGAGTGTCTCATCAAATGGACGGATTGTGCACGATTCACATGCAGTTGTCACCGCAAGGAGATCTCTAATGAG GTTTCTGTACCGGCAcctgctgatgtttttcagcaaaAATGCCAGCATGACAGAAAAGTCGATCTTCcagcagaacagcagcagcagcagcctcctcaGCCTAAAGAACGACATCTCCCTTCACCTTTATGTGAACCAACTACCAAAGGGTGCTGCTCAGATCCCTCCccagct GCGCTTTAACCCACTCTCCATTTCGGCATTGCAAGTCAACAATGAGATCGGTCTGCACCTTTCAGTGGAGGGCAAG GTGTTCTCTGTTTTCTCGTCGGCCCTTGATCACTGTGGCTCCAAAGTGGTCAGCATGTCCACCACTGATAAGATCACTCAGTGGCAGGTGTTGGGATACCAGGGAGCCTTGCTCAGCCACTTTATTGAGCCTGTCTACGTCCAAAGCATTCTCATAG GTGACTCGGACTGCAGGGAGATCCGTGGTATGGAGATTTCTGTGAGCCAGCGTGTGGAAGGGATCACGTCTCAGCTGCCTATGTTCTACTGCATGATGAGGCCTCACATCAGCCTGGTACCTTCCGTGGCCACTAACAGCCCAGGCAGTAGTCAGTTGACCTACAGTGTCAACTGGAGCGAAGGAGACAGCTCCCTGGAGGTTGTGGATGGTCTGGAGGGCAAGACCATAGATGA ATCCCCGTTTAAGAGCGGCACTGCTCTGGCCAGCCGCCTGTGCAAAGCAGCGATGCTGCACCGCTTCAACTTGGTGGCCAAAGAGGCTCAACGGCAGGACCTGTTGGCCACAAGCTCCTACAGAGAGGCCAAG AGGATGGCAAAACCGTACCAGGAGGCCAAGAATGTGCTGCGGGCATACTTGTTGCAGCAGGGCTTTGGTTCCTGGCTGGACAAGGTCTGGGTTCGTGATAACTTCAGCATGTGA